taaaaaatactcggagtacttccaaaatcactcgagaaaaagtgtgactttgcctcacacaataaccgacagccaagaggccgagtgaaattcaaaaaatagagtgatttctaacaagggactgtttaccattgtgttttttgtgaaagtaacttgttttatgacctgaaaacattttgtacagttcaacacttttatgaataaaatattgaaagcTTTTGTGATTGTCAatgtttaaagtttttttttctttttaacacatttgcaatattaggtttaaccttttaaggatgccgggcgtatgcatacgccctgcatcccgagtccttaagtcccgtgggaattccggtccctgccgctagccggttggggaccggaccggaatgcctgctgaaaccattcagcaggcatcccggcaaatcgctgaggggggtcctgagacaaccatccccccccccccccccccccattgtcggcgatcgcagaaaatcgcatgtcaattaagacatgcgattttctgctattctggactgatcgggtctctggtgacccgatcacctggaaaatagggatgatcggagctgtcgtggacagccctgatcatcctgagggataggagtgaggttgcagtgctgcgatctcctcctatcccctgccattggtcagaactgattctgaccaatggcagggcaggacagtgggttgccatggcaacccccctgttctgcccaccccggGAACGTCGAGGGGGACGTGGGGAGAAGATGAAggctggtacctggaggagaagatgcctggggacccccgatcgttgctggagactgctggatcctggctcaggtaaggAAACTACGGGGAagtgggggggggatgaaagtgaaagtaaagtgatctttactgtggcaaccactaggagggccaaactgcaactcccagcatgcccagacagccaaaggctgtctgggcatgctgggaggtgtagttttgcaacatctggagggtcacagtttggagaccactattacagtggtgcccaaacggtagccctccagatgttgccaaactacaactctcagcatgcctagactgcccaggcatgctgggagttgtagttctgtaacatctgtcccttcagattttgcaattttcatgaaatttctgaaaattgctgctctactttgaagccctcagattttttccaaaagcaaaaatatgtccattttacaatgccaacataaagtagacatattctatttgtgaataaaaataaaatgtatttggaataaccattgtccttacaattagagagcttcaaagttagaaaaatgctaaattttcaacattttcattaaattttgggatctttcaccaaaaaaggatgcaagtaatgctgaaaatttaccaccaaaataaagtagaatatgtcacgaaaaaacaatctctgaatcagaatattcggtaaaagcgttttcgagttattaattcgtaaagcgacggtgatcagaattgcgaaaaagggctcagtcctttcacttaaggtgaaaaagggctgtgcccttaaggggttaaattaatttaaaagccaagctgataaacaaggataattgttgtaatgtttgaaaaattataacacatgaatacttttgattcatggaaacatttaaaaaaaaaacaagtttaaacctttttgactcacacaactaatttctttagctcggagtttgtgcgacacaattgactagtgcgacacaaaaaaaacgtgcaacAGAAAAATAACCGAAATGTGCAACAgcatagtaaataagcctgaaaaaaaagccgagtgatattgaaatcactccagaataaacactccactcttagtaaatcagggccgttGAGTACTAcaatattacttctattactagCTAGCAAGCCCTTGCACATGCACAGAGGTTTTCTAGTAGATTTAAAGTATAGTAAACTATCGAACTCTCATGTCTCCTATGATTTGTGTAAATCCCCATTATTGCACCAAATATAGGTAGTTAtggttaaatgaaataaaaattaagaaaaaagcaaGATTGCAATTTGTAGACATATCTGACAATTATCCTCTGTGTCTTTCTACACACGAATAGAACCAAGGCTGTCCATAGTAGTACATTCATGTGTACATAATCtgctgtggaatttctgcagcgggttatgtatgtgtgaatgtacccttataccTAATATTAcaggaagtttaaaaaaaaaataattattattataactgcACCATTCCTGAGTGTAAGGACATCAAAGGAGCAGATAGAGGAGATTTTATACTTATTCTCCATTCTAGTTATTTTTTTCAAGGAAATCACACATACTAAAATGTGGATGTTAAGAGTCTTTGAGGAGGTTTCACACGCGTTAACTATATTGCCGATTTTCCATGGGGAATATACGGAatggtacaaaatataaaaaataagaaaagcagTTTTTCTATAGTAAAATTATTTACTAAACTGTCAGGAGAGGtggcaggttttctttactacatgaaaactaaaataaaaatctgGGGCGGAGATGTCTCACCTTCAACACGCGTAGTGCAGGGTGTACTCCCTCCATCTGAGGAGGAAGATGCATTGctgtctgtgcacattgtgcggCCTGGTACTGTAGAGTATTGCACATGGTTCTATGTGATCCTCGTGTCTCCTCCTTCACAATCACTCCTCCAGACTCATATCCTCCTATTCTACGTTCTGGCACCATGCCATGTGGGTATCCATACAGAGCAGTTGTCGGTAAGCCTTCTGAGGGCAGATATTGATATGATGCTTTAAGTCGTTCCTGCTTCATAGCAAACAGATCCGACAAAAGTTCCTCTCCTGACTCGATGTATGTGGATAGATCCACAGAGGTCTCAGGGTCACAGAGATTGCCTCCTACAATCTCTGCTTGAGATGTTCCCATACGGGAAGGATAGCCTGAACCTCGTTTTTCACACTCATAGTAGCTGTTCTGAGACATTCTttgcccaggagtcctcttataTTTACGCTCTGTACGGAACTTCTGCTGAAAATGTATTCTCTACATAAACAGTTTACGACAGCTGTGGAGACAAAAGAGTTTGGACAGTAATCTCATTAATACATATATTCACCTATATGCTAAagatttaataaagttatatatGTCATACAATGTTGTTTATGAAGCACCATTATTCATTTTACTATTTATTCTCCTCAAATCTTAactgtattcatttattttatacattttgattTATTCAGATTTATTTATAAACCACACTTTAGCCTGCTAGGGCtgtaaaataacaaacttccactATATTTTCCAAGTCTAGGCCAACGCTCCTTGGCCTTAGTCCCTCTATTTACTTCCCATGATGATGAGCTCTCC
Above is a genomic segment from Hyla sarda isolate aHylSar1 chromosome 1, aHylSar1.hap1, whole genome shotgun sequence containing:
- the CEBPE gene encoding CCAAT/enhancer-binding protein epsilon: MSQNSYYECEKRGSGYPSRMGTSQAEIVGGNLCDPETSVDLSTYIESGEELLSDLFAMKQERLKASYQYLPSEGLPTTALYGYPHGMVPERRIGGYESGGVIVKEETRGSHRTMCNTLQYQAAQCAQTAMHLPPQMEGVHPALRVLKGSLSGMLPAPPLKEQSHKGKKSLSKDSMEYRLRRERNNIAVRKSRDKAKRRNIETQQRALEFMAENEKLRNRIQQLNQELEALKGVFRQIPEAAALAKSSGACS